Proteins from a genomic interval of Poecile atricapillus isolate bPoeAtr1 chromosome 1, bPoeAtr1.hap1, whole genome shotgun sequence:
- the GRPR gene encoding gastrin-releasing peptide receptor, translating to MASGECLLLDLETDNFIFYNISVNQSANFSLLGEEWFYPAFLYAIPTIYGIIILIGLIGNITLIKIFCTVKSMRNVPNLFISSLALGDLLLLVTCVPVDASRYLADEWLFGRTGCKLIPFIQLTSVGVSVFTLTALSADRYKAIVRPMEIQASHALMKICVRAAIIWIVSMLLAIPEAVFSDLHPFHDKGTNKTFISCAPYPHSDGLHPKIHSMASFLIFYIIPLSVISVYYYFIAKNLIRSAYNIPVEGNVHVRKQIESRKRLARTVLVFVCLFAFCWLPTHIIYLYRSYHYSEVDTSVLHFIASICARILAFTNSCVNPFALYLLSKSFRKQFNNQLLCCRARLLIRSHSMARSTTRMTSLKSTNHSLATFSLINGNHICHEGCV from the exons ATGGCATCTGGAGAGTGCCTTCTGCTAGACCTAGAAACAGATAACTTCATTTTCTATAACATCTCTGTCAACCAGAGTGCAAACTTCTCCCTGCTTGGGGAAGAGTGGTTTTACCCAGCATTCCTCTACGCCATCCCCACAATCTATGGGATCATCATTCTGATAGGCCTTATTGGCAATATCACCTTGATTAAGATCTTCTGTACTGTGAAATCCATGCGAAATGTCCCTAATTTGTTCATTTCCAGTTTGGCTCTGGGAGACCTGCTGCTTTTAGTGACTTGTGTGCCTGTGGATGCCAGCAGGTACCTTGCTGACGAGTGGCTGTTTGGCAGAACAGGATGCAAACTCATCCCCTTCATACAGCTCACCTCTGTAGGGGTGTCAGTCTTTACTCTCACTGCTCTCTCTGCTGACAG gTATAAAGCCATAGTAAGGCCAATGGAGATCCAAGCATCCCATGCACTGATGAAGATTTGTGTGAGAGCTGCTATAATCTGGATTGTATCCATGTTGCTTGCCATCCCTGAAGCAGTATTTTCAGATCTGCACCCTTTCCACGACAAAGGGACTAATAAAACCTTTATCAGCTGTGCTCCTTACCCTCATTCAGATGGGCTGCATCCCAAAATTCACTCTATGGCATCATTTctcatattttatattattccCCTATCTGTAATTTCAgtgtattattattttattgctaAGAATTTGATCCGGAGTGCTTACAACATCCCCGTGGAAGGCAATGTGCATGTGAGGAAACAG ATTGAATCCCGTAAGCGCCTGGCCAGGACCGTGCTGGTCTTCGTGTGCCTCTTCGCCTTCTGCTGGCTGCCCACTCACATCATCTACTTATACCGGTCCTACCACTACTCCGAGGTGGACACCTCAGTGCTGCATTTCATTGCCAGCATCTGTGCCCGGATCCTGGCATTCACTAACTCTTGTGTCAATCCCTTTGCTCTCTACTTGCTCAGCAAGAGCTTTCGGAAGCAGTTCAACaaccagctgctgtgctgcagagctcgCCTCCTCATCCGCTCCCACAGCATGGCCAGGAGCACCACACGAATGACCTCCCTCAAGAGCACCAATCACTCCCTGGCCACCTTCAGCTTGATCAATGGCAACCACATCTGCCACGAAGGCTGTGTCTAA